A part of Fusarium graminearum PH-1 chromosome 3, whole genome shotgun sequence genomic DNA contains:
- a CDS encoding cytochrome P450 51 has protein sequence MESLYETLRTLPLSVSIPLTTSIIIILSIVTNVVKQLWFPNPHRPPVVFHIFPFIGSTVQYGIDPYAFFFDCRDKYGDCFTFILLGKSTTVFLGPKGNDFILNGKHADLNAEDVYGKLTTPVFGEEVVYDCSNARFMDQKRLLKLGLTTDSLRCYIPKFVKEVEDYVKNSPYFKGDTGIVNITEVMAEITIYTASGSLLGNEVRSMFDSTFATLYRHLDDGFQPINFVMPGLPLPQNFRRNHARKVMEKLFSDIISKRRETGNQGDETDMIWMLMNAQYKDGEPLPDHHAARMLIAILMGGQHNTAVSGAWLLLNLAHKPHLVQELYEEQTQVLGSPQEPLTWENLQKLTLNGQVIKETLRLHSPIHSILRQVKSPMRVPGTEWVVPPSHTLLSSPGTMARSEEFFPRPSEWDPHRWDKIEPLVKTAEDGQTVDYGFGVMSKSVSSPYLPFGAGRHRCVGENYAYAQLGAIVATFIRLVHIEQPDPKAPLPAPDYSSMFSRPMNPAEIRWRRRETVE, from the exons ATGGAATCGCTCTACGAGACTCTGCGGACTCTACCGCTCTCAGTCTCAATCCCTCTAACaaccagcatcatcatcatcttgtccatcgtcACCAACGTGGTCAAACAATTATGGTTTCCCAACCCACATCGTCCACCCGTTGTATTCCATATCTTCCCCTTCATTGGAAGCACCGTACAATATGGCATCGACCCGTACGCTTTTTTCTTCGACTGCAGAGATAAATACGGCGACTGCTTTACCTTTATTCTCCTTGGCAAATCAACGACTGTCTTTCTTGGTCCCAAGGGCAATGACTTTATCCTCAACGGCAAACACGCCGATCTCAACGCCGAGGACGTTTATGGGAAACTTACCACGCCCGTGTTTGGTGAGGAGGTTGTTTATGACTGCTCCAATGCTCGTTTCATGGACCAAAAGAGG cttctcaaacttGGTCTCACCACAGATTCCTTACGGTGCTACATCCCAAAGTTCgtcaaagaagtcgaagACTATGTTAAAAACTCGCCATACTTCAAGGGTGACACAGGAATCGTCAACATTACAGAAGTCATGGCCGAAATCACAATCTACACAGCATCCGGATCCCTCCTAGGAAACGAAGTCCGATCTATGTTTGACAGCACATTCGCCACTCTCTACCGCCATCTAGATGATGGCTTCCAACCCATTAATTTCGTCATGCCAGGTCTTCCCCTCCCGCAAAACTTCCGTCGAAACCATGCTCGAAAGGTAATGGAGAAGCTTTTCAGCGATATTATTTCCAAGCGTCGCGAGACTGGCAATCAAGGCGACGAGACGGATATGATTTGGATGCTTATGAATGCACAGTATAAGGATGGGGAACCTCTTCCGGATCACCATGCTGCGCGTATGTTGATTGCTATCCTGATGGGTGGCCAGCATAATACTGCTGTTAGTGGtgcttggcttcttctcaatctgGCCCATaagcctcatcttgttcaggaACTGTACGAGGAACAGACCCAGGTCCTTGGCTCACCACAAGAGCCTCTGACATGGGAGAACTTACAGAAATTAACTCTCAACGGCCAAGTCATCAAGGAAACTCTCCGTCTTCACAGTCCAATCCACTCCATCCTCCGACAAGTCAAATCACCCATGCGAGTCCCTGGCACTGAATGGGTAGTGCCACCATCCCACACACTGCTTTCGTCTCCCGGCACAATGGCCCGCTCAGAAGAATTCTTCCCTCGACCATCAGAATGGGATCCTCATCGTTGGGACAAGATTGAACCTCTCGTGAAGACCGCCGAAGATGGTCAAACAGTGGATTACGGTTTTGGGGTGATGAGCAAATCCGTCAGCAGTCCTTATTTGCCCTTTGGAGCTGGACGACATCGATGTGTTGGCGAGAATTACGCTTATGCACAGCTGGGAGCTATTGTTGCCACGTTTATCAGATTGGTTCACATTGAACAGCCTGACCCGAAGGCTCCTCTTCCGGCACCAGATTATTCT TCCATGTTTTCTCGGCCCATGAACCCTGCCGAGATCCGATGGCGTCGACGCGAGACAGTAGAATGA